Proteins from one Oncorhynchus gorbuscha isolate QuinsamMale2020 ecotype Even-year unplaced genomic scaffold, OgorEven_v1.0 Un_scaffold_3589, whole genome shotgun sequence genomic window:
- the LOC124027939 gene encoding sodium-dependent dopamine transporter-like, with protein MIGQRPGLYWRLCWKFVSPCFLLFMVVVSFATFNPPNYGTYTFPIWANMIGWCLAISSMTMVPLYAIYKMCTLPGKFCDRLAYAITPEHEHHLVDNGEVRRFTLQHWMVI; from the exons ATGATCGGACAGAGACCAGGCCTGTACTGGAGACTGTGCTGGAAGTTTGTCAGCCCCTGCTTCCTCCTG TTCATGGTGGTGGTGAGCTTCGCGACCTTTAACCCTCCTAACTACGGCACGTACACGTTTCCCATATGGGCCAACATGATTGGCTGGTGCTTGGCCATATCCTCCATGACCATGGTGCCTCTCTATGCCATCTACAAGATGTGCACCTTACCTGGAAAGTTCTGTGAT AGACTGGCCTACGCCATAACGCCTGAGCACGAACACCACCTGGTGGATAACGGAGAAGTTAGGAGGTTTACG CTCCAACACTGGATGGTGATCTGA